A genome region from Anastrepha ludens isolate Willacy chromosome 3, idAnaLude1.1, whole genome shotgun sequence includes the following:
- the LOC128857838 gene encoding signal peptidase complex subunit 2, translating to MTNKKEEKPQPEIEVARINKWDGSAVKHALDDAVKNCLLCDRPQLKEQFGLINARLALCALAVGVAVLAHGWDYTHPFPESRPVLLFSVIAYFALMGILTLHTTFREKGTFAVAVQKNGNNGPRTWEASSDMKKYDDKYTLTFTVKDVKGVREASSTKSCANFIDANGVVLDNLVANEVNRLFNALSAGKKDE from the exons ATGACTAATAAAAAAGAGGAAAAGCCACAACCTGAAATTGAG GTTGCAAGAATCAACAAATGGGACGGCTCGGCTGTGAAACATGCCTTGGATGATGCAGTCAAGAATTGCCTCTTATGCGACAGACCACAATTGAAAGAACAATTTGGATTGATCAATGCCCGCTTGGCGTTGTGCGCTCTAGCCGTAGGTGTGGCTGTGCTGGCGCATGGCTGGGACTATACACATCCCTTCCCCGAGTCACGTCCAGTATTGCTCTTTAGCGTCATTGCTTACTTCGCGTTAATGGGCATTCTCACTTTACACACCACATTCCGTGAGAAGGGAACTTTTGCTGTAGCAGTTCAAAAGAATGGAAATAATGGCCCGCGCACTTGGGAAGCAAGCTCCGATATGAAGAAATACGATGATAAATACACGTTAACTTTCACTGTAAAGGATGTTAAAGGTGTTCGTGAAGCAAGTAGCACTAAATCGTGTGCCAACTTCATTGATGCCAATGGTGTAGTATTGGACAATTTGGTAGCCAACGAAGTTAATCGTCTTTTCAATGCACTGTCAGCTGGGAAAAAGGATGAGTAG
- the LOC128857839 gene encoding selenoprotein BthD-like: MAPKRKRKAKNAAELTDNSAAKKSKASTFENPVTDPNLPVLYIEHCRSUNVFRRRAIQIHADLLERLQTLKPDIELQLLMNVDRPPRRGAFEIAIRTKSGEERQELWSGLNRTPRAQKFPPMDELVKAASRALNINLDADMAGGSEVTNEGGQKVDDEALTKAAKKTKRLTSK; the protein is encoded by the exons atggcgCCTAAGCGTAAACGTAAAGCAAAAAATGCAGCTGAA TTAACGGATAATAGTGCTgctaaaaaatcaaaagcttCAACATTTGAAAATCCAGTTACGGACCCAAATCTTCCAGTTTTATATATTGAACATTGCCGCTCCTGAAATGTATTTCGCCGCCGTGCCATCCAAATCCATGCCGATTTACTTGAACGTTTACAAACTTTAAAGCCGGATATAGAACTTCAATTACTCATGAATGTTGATCGTCCTCCTCGACGTGGTGCTTTTGAAATAGCCATTAGAACAAAGTCTGGCGAAGAACGCCAAGAATTGTGGTCAGGACTTAATCGCACACCACGAGCTCAAAAGTTTCCACCCATGGATGAGTTGGTAAAAGCTGCGTCTCGCGCTTTGAATATCAATTTGGATGCGGATATGGCAGGCGGTTCAGAAGTTACTAATGAAGGCGGGCAGAAAGTAGATGATGAAGCGTTAACCAAGGcggcaaaaaagacaaaaagattaacttctaaataa
- the LOC128857468 gene encoding hsc70-interacting protein 1-like → MCVIEGDTDADQPMGDSNKTPTEEEIDQASDLRSQAAAAYSEQKFEEAIDLYTSAIELNPGNALFHAKRGQAFLKLKKPNACIRDCDKALELNCDSAAAYKFRGRAHRLLGNWEKAAKDLRQACKLDFDEEADEWLREVTPNAKKIEQHHIKQERKRAERESKKAQRRARAHAKERQQQQQQQQQQQQHQGPPKGFNPEFLSALNDKDLQEILGDIANNPANIEKHKNNPKFAKLQSMAKQLGMDNVFNMFGGLGGSAGGFGAGAGAGAGAGAGTGAAPTADAPKPEPKKREFVDDGLD, encoded by the exons ATGT GTGTTATTGAAGGCGACACTGATGCCGATCAGCCGATGGGTGATTCAAATAAAACACCAACTGAGGAGGAAATCGATCAAGCTAGCGATTTGCGTTCACAAGCCGCTGCTGCTTATTCGGAGCAGAAATTCGAAGAGGCTATCGATTTGTACACTTCAGCCATCGAGCTAAATCCAGGCAATGCTTTATTCCATGCCAAACGCGGACAGGCATTCCTCAAACTGAAGAAACCCAATGCATGTATTCGTGATTGTGACAAAGCTTTGGAATTGAATTGTGATTCTGCGGCGGCCTACAAGTTCCGTGGGCGTGCACACCGTTTGTTGGGAAATTGGGAGAAAGCTGCAAAGGATTTGCGACAAGCTTGCAAGCTGGACTTTGATGAGGAAGCTGACGAATGGCTACGTGAGGTAACACCCAATGCTAAGAAAATCGAACAACATCACATTAAACAGGAACGCAAGCGTGCTGAACGTGAAAGCAAGAAAGCACAGCGTCGAGCACGTGCACATGCCAAGGAacgtcagcagcagcagcagcagcaacaacagcaacaacaacaccagggCCCACCAAAGGGCTTCAATCCGGAATTTTTGTCTGCCCTTAACGATAAGGACCTCCAGGAGATATTGGGTGACATTGCCAATAACCCAGCAAATATCGAGAAGCATAAGAACAATCCGAAATTCGCCAAACTTCAGAGCATGGCCAAGCAATTGGGCATGGATAACGTATTTAACATGTTTGGCGGCTTGGGAGGTTCGGCTGGTGGTTTTGGCGCCGGTGCTGGAGCTGGTGCAGGTGCAGGTGCTGGAACAGGTGCAGCGCCAACTGCAGATGCTCCGAAGCCGGAGCCCAAAAAGCGTGAATTCGTTGATGATGGCTTAGATTAA
- the LOC128857837 gene encoding ubiquitin-like modifier-activating enzyme 5 — protein MSAIDELQAKIAELKVELERQNSVTRAARERIEKMSAEVVDSNPYSRLMALQRMGIVKEYERIREKTVAVVGIGGVGSVTADMLTRCGIGKLILFDYDKVELANMNRLFFTPDQAGLSKVEAAARTLSFINPDVHIETHNYNITTVESFDKFLNTISHGGILPNTSVDLVLSCVDNFEARMAINAACNELGLNWFESGVSENAVSGHIQFIRPGETACFGCAPPLVVAENIDEKTLKREGVCAASLPTTMGITAGILVQNTLKYLLNFGEVSDYLGYNAMNDFFPRMSLKPNPQCDDRHCQERQKEYQSCPKAVVEESVVEDDAPLHETNEWGIELVDDSPPVAQATGGLNPTVSGSDVVAGLRLAYEAPDNTAADSSTVTGTTNVDLDDLFAQMKAL, from the exons atgtctGCTATCGATGAATTGCAGGCGAAAATCGCCGAACTAAAAGTCGAATTGGAGCGGCAAAACAGTGTGACCAGAGCGGCGCGAGAGCGCATTGAAAAAATGTCTGCAGAGGTAGTGGACTCAAATCCTTACAGTCGCCTTATGGCACTCCAACGCATGGGCATTGTTAAAGAATATGAGCGAATACGGGAAAAAACCGTGGCTGTAGTTGGCATCGGTGGCGTCGGCAGCGTTACGGCTGATATGTTAACGAG ATGTGGCATTGGTAAACTAATACTTTTTGATTACGACAAAGTTGAGTTGGCAAACATGAATCGGCTATTCTTCACTCCTGATCAAGCGGGTTTGTCAAAGGTAGAGGCCGCAGCTCGCACTTTAAGCTTCATTAATCCAGATGTACACATCGAGACGCACAACTATAACATAACTACAGTGGAGTCATTCGATAAGTTCTTGAATACAATTTCTCACGGTGGCATACTGCCAAATACGTCAGTTGACCTTGTCTTAAGTTGTGTAGACAATTTTGAAGCTCGCATGGCAATCAACGCCGCTTGCAATGAACTCGGCTTGAATTGGTTCGAATCAGGCGTTTCAGAGAATGCTGTTTCAGGGCATATACAATTTATACGTCCCGGAGAAACTGCATGTTTCGGTTGTGCTCCACCTCTAGTGGTAGCAGAAAATATAGACGAGAAAACTCTTAAACGTGAGGGAGTATGTGCCGCTTCACTTCCCACCACAATGGGAATAACAGCAGGTATTTTGGTTCAAAACACACTCAAGTATTTGCTCAATTTCGGTGAGGTATCTGATTATTTGGGCTATAATGCAATGAATGATTTCTTTCCGCGAATGAGTTTGAAACCAAATCCGCAATGTGATGACCGGCATTGTCAAGAACGTCAAAAAGAATATCAATCGTGTCCAAAAGCTGTCGTGGAAGAAAGTGTCGTAGAAGACGATGCGCCACTGCATGAAACAAATGAGTGGGGTATTGAGTTGGTGGATGACTCGCCACCAGTGGCTCAAGCGACTGGAGGCTTAAACCCTACAGTGTCTGGTAGTGATGTTGTAGCGGGTCTGCGTTTGGCTTATGAAGCACCTGACAACACAGCAGCAGACTCATCAACAGTTACTGGAACTACTAATGTGGATTTAGATGATTTGTTTGCGCAAATGAAGGCATTATAA
- the LOC128857840 gene encoding uncharacterized protein LOC128857840: MAMPNLSHADLEKLKFFINFVSENPTVLNLPQLQFVKDFVEKLGGKVPAGEFKLPTGSAGGKCPFGGDASGGGASEASSGMNVDESEESDLEGSEPESEVELDMEAKTNSEGEKQEKGSDWTPPSTAYDNFINTSTVYLEETKGIKKKSIKTEREHSAESSTDEDDGEEYDCPVEAVYGTDEEDPIKTNVGSVVMKCEVDSDFENEDFRDENYKEDEDGDTESDDSDLRVPARRQTRSCRSGMRTRKGRRLRKCRNVFREYKSDKKLRKPKPVSCTGKCKKQCARIDAEQRMKLCREFWELGFVERKNYLLTCIERKPLGKMRIIKRVKEARQHTNHYFMPTSDGERVRVCLDFFLKTLVISAFLVKDALENNDGNGKYTGVDLRGGSGEGRRIKNEISKQRREDSIKGGTSATTENSGIDSTTEGNTKSLTEDASVNEIEMQGLIKDESSKTNESKELPMTAETSVKASIPPINPNESNKQTESPVVAQTEPLVPVEKPKPTNRTSRKGIPVKKDRVPQPVNCAESCKFKCHTKFTEEQRAMLCAAFWRLGYKRRKDFVLSRVEVHENTSTTAAEYRKTNRVRTFTNRYFLRGERGENVRVCSRFFNTTLCVGSHFLGNAQKNVDKQTGAYAGEDRRGRAPKKNKIPDELVDGVHQHIKSYPTWVPHKNYKTRFLHSSLNIVKMYSEYKEEMERQNKPAVSPSYFRKVFHRDFKLAFLQPTSKHAHKVSSQRRCNDASSNAATCSSNNIDGTLLNCSATADIPIVSTPTKKLNPNISTFTGEEGGFWTQLTPNATETMRFLQQRYAPQAPTPVIMQSIYHQQQQQHQQQQQHQQLPPPSLPLPPPSLPTSTYHLPQAINYVHQPHIMNAGYESEECARNFHML; this comes from the exons ATGGCTATGCCCAATTTATCTCATGCCGACttggaaaaattgaaatttttcataaattttgtttctgaaaATCCAACTGTGCTTAATTTGCCTCAGCTACAGTTTGTAAAGGATTTTGTGGAAAAATTGGGTGGCAAAGTACCGGCAGGTGAATTCAAGTTGCCTACTGGTTCTGCTGGAgg aaaatgcCCATTTGGTGGGGATGCAAGTGGTGGCGGTGCAAGTGAAGCTTCTAGTGGTATGAATGTTGATGAATCGGAAGAGTCAGATTTGGAAGGTTCCGAGCCGGAATCGGAGGTCGAATTAGATATGGAAG CCAAAACAAATTCTGAAGGGGAAAAGCAGGAAAAGGGATCGGATTGGACACCGCCTTCTACTGCTTATGACAATTTTATCAATACAAGCACAGTCTACCTCGAAGAAacgaaaggaataaaaaaaaagagtataAAAACTGAGCGCGAACACTCTGCTGAATCTAGTACTGACGAAGATGATGGAGAAGAGTATGATTGCCCAGTGGAAGCAGTTTATGGCACTGATGAAGAGGATCCTATCAAAACCAATGTCGGATCAGTTGTCATGAAATGTGAAGTAGATAGTGATTTTGAAAACGAAGATTTCCGTGATGAAAACTACAAAGAGGATGAAGATGGCGATACTGAAAGCGACGATTCCGACTTGCGTGTCCCAGCCCGCAGACAAACGCGAAGTTGTAGAAGCGGCATGCGCACCCGGAAAGGAAGGCGATTGCGCAAATGTCGGAATGTCTTCAGAGAATATAAGTCTGATAAAAAATTGCGTAAACCTAAACCAGTGAGTTGTActggaaaatgtaaaaaacagtGTGCTAGAATTGATGCGGAACAGCGCATGAAATTGTGTAGAGAATTCTGGGAACTAGGCTTTGTAGAACGGAAAAACTATTTGTTAACATGCATCGAGCGCAAACCACTTGGTAAAATGCGCATAATAAAAAGAGTTAAGGAAGCACGCCAGCACACAAATCATTATTTCATGCCTACCAGCGATGGCGAACGCGTACGGGTCTGCTTGGACTTCTTCCTGAAAACTTTGGTTATAAGTGCTTTCCTAGTGAAAGACGCGCTGGAAAATAACGATGGTAATGGTAAATATACTGGGGTAGACTTGCGTGGAGGCAGCGGTGAAGGCAGgcgaattaaaaatgaaatatcaaaacaacgaCGTGAAGATTCCATAAAAGGAGGCACGTCTGCAACCACAGAAAACTCCGGCATTGATTCAACCACAGAAGGCAATACAAAGTCTCTTACGGAGGATGCTTCCgttaatgaaattgaaatgcaGGGATTGATAAAAGACGAATCATCTAAAACGAATGAATCAAAAGAACTGCCTATGACGGCAGAAACTTCTGTGAAAGCCTCTATTCCTCCTATAAATCCGAACGAAAGCAACAAGCAAACGGAAAGTCCAGTTGTTGCGCAGACTGAACCTTTAGTACCCGTTGAAAAACCAAAACCCACAAATCGCACTAGTAGAAAAGGAATACCCGTTAAAAAAGATCGCGTACCACAGCCGGTGAATTGCGCCGaatcgtgcaaatttaaatGCCACACCAAATTTACCGAGGAACAACGGGCAATGTTGTGTGCGGCATTTTGGCGCTTAGGTTACAAGAGACGCAAAGATTTCGTATTGTCACGCGTTGAAGTACATGAAAACACAAGTACGACCGCGGCGGAATATCGAAAAACGAACCGAGTACGCACATTTACAAATCGCTATTTTCTACGTGGCGAACGTGGTGAAAATGTGCGCGTCTGTTCGCGATTCTTCAACACAACACTTTGCGTTGGCAGTCATTTCTTAGGCAATGCACAGAAGAATGTCGACAAGCAGACGGGCGCCTATGCGGGCGAGGATAGGCGCGGACGAGCAcctaaaaagaataaaattccCGATGAACTTGTGGATGGTGTACATCAGCATATCAAAAGCTACCCAACTTGGGTGCCGCATAAAAACTACAAGACACGTTTTCTACACAGTTCATTGAATATTGTTAAAATGTACTCCGAGTATAAAGAAGAAATGGAACGACAAAATAAGCCCGCGGTCAGTCCAAGTTACTTCCGTAAGGTTTTCCATAGAGATTTTAAGTTGGCTTTTCTCCAACCAACATCTAAGCATGCGCATAAAGTAAGTTCACAAAGGAGATGTAATGACGCATCTAGCAATGCTGCTACCTGCTCTAGCAACAACATAGATGGTACATTGTTGAACTGTAGCGCAACTGCCGATATACCCATAGTGTcaacaccaacaaaaaaacTCAATCCAAACATTTCCACATTTACGGGTGAGGAAGGAGGTTTTTGGACGCAACTAACGCCAAATGCAACCGAAACGATGCGATTTTTGCAGCAGCGATATGCACCTCAAGCACCCACGCCTGTGATCATGCAGTCAATATAtcatcaacaacagcaacagcaccagcagcaacaacaacaccaacaactacCACCACCATCACTACCACTACCGCCACCATCTCTGCCTACATCTACCTACCACCTGCCACAAGCCATTAACTACGTGCATCAGCCACATATTATGAACGCCGGCTATGAAAGCGAGGAATGCGCACGAAATTTCCATATGCTTTAA
- the LOC128857836 gene encoding beta-Tubulin at 65B produces MREIITIQIGGSGNSIGDAFWHVISHEHGVDYSSGRFQGTSALQLERINVFFNATASKRFYARTICVDTEATTIENLHKRSSLYRPENFVAGSDSAGNNFARGYHTDGAEILDAVLNATRREAESVDSLQGFQILHSIGGGTGSGLTALVMNALVDEYPDNLIANYVSIPSPQMSQVVVEPYNALLSMPSLIHNSHLTFCLDNEALFQIVSRNLKMAVSGYEHINHIVALTMSGITTCLRFPGQLNAGLRKLYVNMVPFPQLHFLIPGFAPLVSCKQKEFAQGTVSELVQQIFSSNNLLCAVDLRNGKLLTAAGIFRGRMSPREVDQLMTNVRNKNLSSFVEWIPNNIKTAICDIPPRGLKMSATFIGNTSAIHKLLQRILDGSGIMLRRKAHLHWYTGEGMEEQEFIDAQRDLQDVLDLYKQSGEDVGEGDAEKEGHSCAPCNDIKNN; encoded by the exons atgcgcGAAATTATTACAATCCAAATTGGTGGCAGCGGTAATTCCATTGGCGATGCG TTCTGGCATGTGATCTCACATGAGCACGGTGTTGACTACTCCTCTGGGCGTTTCCAAGGTACCAGTGCTTTACAACTGGAGCGGATTAATGTGTTCTTTAATGCCACAGCAAGTAAACGCTTCTATGCGCGCACGATATGTGTAGATACTGAGGCGACAACCATTGAAAATCTTCACAAGCGCTCCTCGCTTTACAGACCAGAGAACTTCGTGGCGGGCTCTGACAGCGCTGGAAATAATTTCGCTCGTGGTTATCACACTGACGGTGCCGAAATTCTTGATGCAGTGTTAAATGCCACTCGACGTGAAGCGGAGTCGGTGGACTCATTACAGGGCTTTCAGATCCTACACTCCATTGGTGGTGGTACTGGTTCGGGCTTAACGGCTCTTGTCATGAATGCATTGGTGGATGAATATCCAGATAATCTTATCGCGAACTATGTATCAATACCATCACCACAAATGTCTCAAGTTGTTGTCGAGCCTTATAATGCTTTGCTAAGTATGCCCTCCCTCATACACAATTCTCATTTAACGTTTTGTCTCGACAATGaggcacttttccaaattgtttCTCGCAATCTGAAAATGGCGGTCAGCGGCTATGAGCATATCAATCATATTGTGGCTTTAACTATGTCCGGCATTACAACGTGCTTGCGTTTTCCTGGTCAACTTAATGCTGGACTGCGTAAGCTCTACGTGAACATGGTGCCATTTCCGCAATTGCACTTTCTCATTCCTGGATTTGCGCCACTAGTTAGCTGCAAGCAAAAGGAATTTGCCCAAGGCACTGTTAGCGAATTAGTACAACAAATCTTCTCATCCAATAATTTATTATGTGCTGTCGATTTgcgcaatggcaaacttctgaCCGCAGCCGGTATATTTCGGGGTCGCATGTCTCCACGTGAGGTCGATCAATTAATGACGAATGTGCGCAATAAAAACCTGAGCAGTTTCGTCGAATGGATACCTAATAATATTAAGACTGCCATCTGCGACATACCACCGCGTGGACTTAAAATGTCGGCTACATTTATTGGCAACACCTCGGCAATTCATAAGCTCTTGCAACGCATTTTAGATGGCAGCGGTATTATGTTGAGGCGCAAAGCACATTTGCATTGGTACACGGGTGAAGGAATGGAGGAACAAGAGTTCATAGATGCCCAACGGGACCTACAAGATGTGCTTGATTTGTATAAACAGAGTGGCGAAGATGTCGGGGAAGGTGATGCTGAAAAAGAAGGACATTCATGCGCGCCATGtaatgacataaaaaataattag